A single window of Phyllostomus discolor isolate MPI-MPIP mPhyDis1 chromosome 13, mPhyDis1.pri.v3, whole genome shotgun sequence DNA harbors:
- the RTN4R gene encoding reticulon-4 receptor codes for MKKASSGGSRLLAWVLWLQVWRVAALCPGACVCYDQPKVTTSCPQQGLLAVPANIPAASQRIFLHGNRITHVPAAGFRACRNLTILWLHSNALAHIDAAAFVGLTLLEQLDLSDNAQLRAVDPATFQGLGRLHTLHLDRCGLQELGPGLFRGLAALQYLYLQDNGLQALPDDAFRDLGNLTHLFLHGNRIPSVPERALRGLHSLDRLLLHQNRVARVHPHAFRDLGRLMTLYLFANNLTALPAEALAPLRSLQYLRLNDNPWVCDCRARPLWAWLQQFRGSSSELPCSLPRRLAGRDLKRLAATDLEGCAAAAGPSRPFWTGGPADEQLLGLPKCCQPEAADKASVLEAGGPASAGNALKGRAPPGDSPPGNGSGPRHINDSPFGALPGSAEPPLTALRPQGSEPPGPPTVGPRRRPGCSRKNRTRGQCRLGQAGGAGGAGGAGSAGGGAGDAEGSGALPGLACGLAPLGLALVLWTVLGPC; via the coding sequence GGAGCCGGCTACTGGCCTGGGTGCTGTGGCTGCAGGTGTGGCGGGTGGCAGCTCTGTGCCCGGGAGCCTGTGTGTGCTACGACCAGCCCAAGGTGACCACGAGCTGCCCGCAGCAGGGCCTCCTGGCTGTGCCCGCCAACATCCCAGCGGCCAGCCAGCGCATCTTCCTGCACGGCAACCGCATCACACACGTGCCAGCAGCTGGCTTCCGCGCCTGCCGCAACCTCACCATCCTGTGGCTGCACTCGAATGCGCTGGCCCACATCGACGCCGCCGCCTTTGTGGGCCTGACCCTGCTGGAGCAGCTAGACCTCAGCGACAACGCGCAGCTGCGGGCTGTGGACCCTGCCACCTTCCAAGGCCTGGGCCGCCTGCACACCCTGCACCTGGACCGCTGCGGCCTGCAGGAGCTGGGCCCCGGCCTGTTCCGCGGCCTGGCCGCCCTGCAGTACCTCTACCTGCAGGACAACGGGCTGCAGGCGCTGCCGGATGACGCCTTCCGAGACCTGGGCAACCTCACACACCTCTTCCTGCACGGCAACCGCATTCCCAGCGTGCCCGAGCGCGCCCTCCGAGGCCTGCACAGCCTCGACCGCCTGCTGCTGCACCAGAACCGTGTGGCCCGCGTGCACCCGCACGCCTTCCGAGACCTTGGCCGCCTCATGACGCTCTACCTGTTCGCCAACAACCTCACGGCACTGCCCGCGGAGGCCCTGGCTCCTCTGCGTTCCCTGCAGTACCTGCGGCTCAACGACAACCCCTGGGTGTGCGACTGCCGGGCCCGCCCGCTCTGGGCCTGGCTGCAGCAGTTCCGCGGCTCCTCGTCCGAGCTGCCCTGCAGCCTGCCCCGGCGCCTGGCTGGTCGAGACCTCAAGCGCCTGGCGGCCACCGACCTGGAAGGCTGCGCCGCGGCTGCTGGGCCTTCCCGTCCCTTCTGGACTGGCGGGCCTGCCGACGAGCAGCTACTGGGGCTTCCGAAGTGCTGCCAGCCAGAGGCTGCAGACAAAGCCTCGGTGCTGGAGGCCGGCGGTCCAGCCTCAGCCGGCAATGCGCTGAAAGGACGAGCACCGCCCGGTGACAGCCCTCCAGGCAACGGCTCTGGCCCGAGGCACATCAATGACTCCCCCTTCGGGGCCCTGCCTGGTTCAGCTGAGCCCCCACTAACCGCCCTTCGTCCCCAGGGCTCTGAGCCACCAGGACCCCCGACCGTGGGGCCTCGCCGGAGGCCAGGCTGTTCCCGGAAGAACCGTACTCGCGGCCAGTGCCGGCTGGGCCAGGCGGGTGGTGCGGGCGGTGCGGGCGGTGCGGGCAGTGCGGGCGGTGGTGCTGGAGACGCAGAGGGCTCAGGTGCCCTTCCTGGCCTCGCCTGCGGCCTCGCGCCCCTTGGTCTTGCACTGGTGCTGTGGACCGTGCTGGGGCCCTGCTAA